A genomic segment from Janthinobacterium sp. 64 encodes:
- a CDS encoding CPBP family intramembrane glutamic endopeptidase has translation MFSKRIALTMPLSIGALAIWLGLSMGGRWLEAAGYALPGAAVTGRIGLSWALAAVFALALLLASSRRRAAGLCAPQPWKTTWLVLPPLLYALLMLLLAWAGGWPQPRVLLIVACNAALVAISEELMFRAILLQGMLDRYAVWPAVLMSSALFGLAHLANGLATGDVSGALWQAVAATLQGIGYAAIRLRTRSVWPMVLVHGLWDYALVTATLPNPAEDGASILPTIALLAVLPLCLYGVYLLRPSQRAGLLQA, from the coding sequence ATGTTCAGCAAAAGAATCGCCCTCACCATGCCGCTCTCCATCGGCGCACTGGCCATCTGGCTGGGTCTGAGCATGGGCGGCCGCTGGCTGGAAGCGGCCGGCTACGCCTTGCCGGGCGCCGCCGTCACTGGCCGTATCGGCCTGTCGTGGGCGCTGGCCGCCGTGTTCGCACTGGCGCTGCTGCTGGCATCAAGCCGGCGCCGCGCAGCGGGCTTGTGTGCGCCGCAGCCATGGAAAACCACGTGGCTGGTCTTGCCACCGCTGCTGTATGCCTTGCTGATGTTGCTGCTGGCCTGGGCGGGCGGCTGGCCACAGCCGCGCGTGCTGCTGATCGTGGCGTGCAATGCGGCGCTGGTGGCCATCTCGGAAGAACTGATGTTCCGCGCCATCTTGCTGCAGGGCATGCTGGACCGCTACGCCGTCTGGCCCGCCGTCCTGATGTCATCGGCGCTGTTCGGCCTGGCCCACTTGGCCAACGGCCTGGCTACGGGCGACGTCAGCGGCGCCCTGTGGCAAGCCGTCGCCGCCACCCTGCAGGGCATCGGCTATGCGGCCATTCGCCTGCGCACCCGGTCGGTATGGCCCATGGTGCTCGTGCATGGCCTGTGGGACTACGCGCTGGTGACGGCCACCTTGCCGAACCCGGCCGAAGATGGCGCGTCCATCCTGCCGACTATCGCGCTGCTGGCCGTGCTGCCCCTGTGCCTGTATGGCGTCTACCTGCTGCGCCCCAGCCAGAGGGCGGGCTTGTTGCAAGCATAA
- a CDS encoding alpha-hydroxy acid oxidase yields MSIITCIEDLRVLAQKRVPRMFYDYADSGSWTESTYRANNSDFAKIKFRQRVAVNLENRSLASSMVGQVVSMPVALSPTGLTGMQHADGEILAAQAAERFGVPFTLSTMSICSIEDVAANTTKPFWFQLYVMKDREFINRLIDRAKAAKCGALVLTLDLQVLGQRHKDLRNGLSAPPKLTIPNILNMATKPRWVAGMLGTKRRGFGNIVGHATSVSDMSSLSAWTQQQFDLSLSWADVEWIKQRWGGKLIIKGIMDPEDARLAVNSGADALIVSNHGGRQLDGAQSSIEALPAIVDAVGSQIEVHMDGGIRSGQDVIKAVALGAKGVYIGRPFLYGLGAMGGPGVTKCLDIIRNELDLTMAFCGLRDLQQVDKKILLPGTF; encoded by the coding sequence ATGAGTATCATCACCTGCATCGAAGACTTGCGCGTGCTGGCCCAGAAACGGGTGCCGCGCATGTTTTACGACTACGCCGATTCCGGTTCCTGGACGGAATCGACGTACCGCGCCAACAACAGCGATTTCGCCAAGATCAAGTTCCGCCAGCGCGTGGCCGTCAACCTGGAAAACCGCAGCCTGGCCTCGTCCATGGTCGGACAGGTGGTGTCCATGCCGGTGGCCCTGTCGCCCACGGGCTTGACGGGCATGCAGCATGCCGATGGCGAAATCCTCGCGGCCCAGGCGGCGGAGCGCTTCGGCGTGCCGTTCACCTTGTCGACCATGAGCATTTGCTCGATCGAAGACGTGGCGGCGAACACGACGAAACCATTCTGGTTCCAGCTGTACGTGATGAAAGACCGCGAATTCATCAACCGCCTGATCGACCGCGCCAAGGCGGCCAAGTGCGGCGCGCTGGTATTGACCCTGGACTTGCAGGTGCTGGGCCAGCGCCACAAGGACTTGCGCAACGGCCTGTCGGCGCCGCCGAAGCTGACGATTCCGAATATCCTCAACATGGCCACCAAGCCGCGCTGGGTGGCGGGCATGCTGGGCACGAAACGGCGTGGCTTCGGCAACATCGTTGGCCACGCCACGTCCGTCTCCGACATGTCGTCGCTGTCGGCCTGGACGCAGCAGCAGTTCGACCTGAGCCTGTCGTGGGCGGACGTGGAATGGATCAAGCAGCGCTGGGGCGGAAAACTCATCATCAAAGGCATCATGGACCCGGAAGACGCGCGCCTGGCCGTCAACAGTGGCGCCGACGCGCTGATCGTCTCGAACCACGGCGGGCGCCAGCTCGACGGCGCGCAATCGTCGATCGAAGCCTTGCCCGCCATCGTCGACGCCGTCGGCAGCCAGATCGAAGTGCACATGGATGGCGGCATCCGCTCGGGCCAGGACGTGATCAAGGCCGTGGCCCTGGGCGCAAAGGGCGTCTACATCGGCCGCCCGTTTTTATACGGCCTGGGCGCCATGGGCGGCCCGGGCGTGACCAAGTGCCTGGACATCATCCGCAATGAACTGGACCTGACGATGGCCTTTTGCGGCTTGCGCGACCTGCAGCAGGTAGACAAGAAGATTTTGCTGCCGGGGACGTTTTAA
- a CDS encoding phytanoyl-CoA dioxygenase family protein, whose translation MQDRYQYGEDRPGNPSVAYTEQTQLRDIQKQLPLRVLSDSDFLHWQTYGYVIVKDAVSAEQVRRTSDFLWEFQGLDQYDASTWNREQLRDHAMKELNGSGMVEAYHHQTLWDNRQTQRVYDAFVDIWDRQDLWVTIDRANLNTPNHGKRKFGGFIHWDADTTLDPLPVNVQGVLALSDTSPESGGFQCYPELFNNLLAWRKSVPLDRNPWQPDLATVPYPMEFIAMKKGELLIFNSLLAHGIRPNTSEDQVRLAQYISFTPAQEDNRSLRDWRVQSWRERSAPQGYAFPGDPEEKEKLRYPQARLTELGEKILGARGW comes from the coding sequence ATGCAAGACCGATATCAATACGGCGAAGACCGTCCCGGCAACCCGTCCGTGGCCTACACGGAACAGACCCAGTTGCGCGACATTCAAAAACAGCTGCCGCTGCGCGTGCTGTCCGACAGCGACTTCTTGCATTGGCAAACTTATGGCTACGTCATCGTCAAGGATGCCGTGTCTGCCGAGCAGGTACGGCGCACCAGCGATTTTTTGTGGGAATTCCAAGGATTGGATCAGTATGATGCCTCCACCTGGAACCGGGAGCAATTGCGCGACCATGCGATGAAAGAACTCAACGGCTCCGGCATGGTCGAGGCCTACCACCACCAGACCCTGTGGGATAACCGCCAGACCCAGCGCGTCTACGATGCCTTCGTCGACATCTGGGACCGCCAGGATTTGTGGGTGACGATCGACCGCGCCAACCTGAACACGCCGAACCATGGCAAGCGCAAGTTTGGCGGCTTCATCCACTGGGATGCCGACACCACGCTCGACCCGCTGCCCGTCAACGTGCAGGGCGTGCTGGCCTTGTCCGATACGTCACCCGAGAGCGGCGGTTTTCAATGCTATCCGGAACTGTTCAACAACTTGCTGGCGTGGCGCAAGAGCGTGCCGCTGGACCGCAACCCGTGGCAGCCGGACCTGGCGACGGTGCCGTACCCGATGGAATTCATCGCCATGAAGAAAGGCGAGTTGTTGATCTTCAACAGCCTGCTGGCGCACGGCATCCGCCCGAACACGTCGGAGGACCAGGTACGTTTGGCGCAATACATTTCCTTCACGCCAGCCCAGGAAGACAATCGATCCCTGCGCGACTGGCGCGTGCAAAGCTGGCGCGAGCGCAGCGCGCCGCAAGGCTATGCGTTTCCCGGCGACCCCGAGGAGAAGGAAAAGCTGCGCTATCCGCAGGCGCGTTTGACTGAACTGGGCGAGAAAATCCTCGGCGCGCGCGGCTGGTAA
- a CDS encoding helix-turn-helix domain-containing protein, whose product MTPLFEQVTIPTGHSWGLLWRELDTIPFIWHYHPQFELTLTVNARGQRYIGDHLGDFEPGDLVLLGPNLPHTWSASERIDGAQPMLAVVVWFALEWVEQLAACFPELQSLRQLAARAGPALHFSAETSARSADKLLQLHALPVPQRLPLLLDVLLDLAGDTGARPLASMAQALLPDGQHKRMAIVFDFMHAHFREEIALETLAQRAALSLGAFHRCFKRHAHCTPGEYLARLRIGRACQQLIESDLAIAVIAQEAGYRNLAHFNRQFRAARQVTPRAFRRQYRHASRVAP is encoded by the coding sequence ATGACGCCTTTATTTGAACAAGTCACGATACCGACGGGCCACTCCTGGGGCTTGCTGTGGCGCGAACTCGACACCATTCCCTTCATCTGGCATTACCACCCGCAATTCGAGCTGACCCTGACCGTCAATGCGCGGGGGCAACGCTACATCGGCGACCACCTGGGCGACTTCGAGCCGGGCGACCTGGTGCTGCTGGGGCCGAATTTGCCACACACGTGGTCGGCCAGCGAGCGCATCGACGGCGCGCAGCCGATGCTGGCCGTCGTCGTCTGGTTTGCATTGGAATGGGTGGAGCAGCTGGCGGCCTGTTTTCCCGAGTTGCAGAGCTTGCGGCAACTGGCGGCCCGCGCCGGCCCTGCCCTGCATTTTTCAGCGGAGACGAGCGCGCGCAGCGCAGATAAACTGCTGCAACTGCATGCCCTGCCCGTGCCGCAGCGCTTGCCGCTGCTGCTCGATGTGCTGCTGGACCTGGCGGGAGATACGGGGGCGCGGCCGCTGGCGTCGATGGCGCAGGCGCTGCTGCCCGATGGGCAGCACAAGCGCATGGCTATCGTGTTCGATTTCATGCACGCGCATTTCCGGGAAGAGATCGCGCTGGAAACCCTGGCGCAGCGGGCGGCCCTGTCGCTGGGCGCCTTCCACCGCTGTTTCAAGCGCCACGCGCATTGCACGCCGGGCGAGTACCTGGCGCGGCTGCGCATCGGCCGCGCCTGCCAACAGCTGATCGAGAGCGATCTGGCCATCGCCGTCATCGCGCAAGAGGCGGGCTACCGCAACCTTGCGCATTTCAACCGCCAGTTCCGCGCCGCCAGGCAAGTCACGCCGCGCGCATTCCGCCGGCAATACCGGCATGCCAGCAGAGTGGCGCCATAA
- a CDS encoding hybrid sensor histidine kinase/response regulator gives MAKHDHKQDLLSPSAPLSLSDERLANLLESITDGFCLLDHDWTIRYINTRGADMLAPQRPPGSQLAGSSLWQACPHLQGTELEVQYRRSMAQQCSCSFELLHRPLGRWLEVRVFPSSEGLTTYIQDISQRKAAEESLRQSEEDLRALANSIPQLAWIASFDGTIVWYNQRWHDYTGTSAEQMAGDGWSIAYDARYLPPMLQGWKAALQHGAPFEMEFPIRGADGQYRWFLTRANPVRDRGGQLLRWFGTSTDVDQVKHAQEALRDETRVLELLNNTGAALAGTLDLPALLQETVDAATRISGARFGAFYYDDAGDVNDGAPHLPSARAVNGLSLRQADTIAAELRQGPAMRQNDLLAAPDASADGMPALRSCLSLPISSRSGLLLGRLLLGHPQAGMFSARSERIVSAIAAQAAVALDNTRLYAAATRAAEERKVLLDSEREARAEAERTNQLKDDFLATLSHELRTPLSAILGWAQVLRRGTRDQADLHRGLQSIERNARAQAQLIEDLLDMNRITSDKVLLDLQPLAPASVIASAIETLRPAADAKHIAIHSSIASDAGTIMGDPGRIQQVIWNLLSNALKFTPQGGRVDIGVRREASRLAITVADNGVGIKKDFLPHVFDRFRQADASTTRRHGGLGLGLAIVKHLVEQHGGTVTASSAGDMQGASFTVRLPLGTPSAGVRQARDAPSASPDLRGVRVLLVDDEADARELTERILRDNHAEVHSAGSVAQALQLLEQVRPHVLVSDIGMPDADGFDLLAQIRAHASPDAARLPALALTAFAQPQDRQQALASGFQAWVSKPLDPPELLAAVAQLAAAHAAPPPLTR, from the coding sequence ATGGCTAAGCATGACCACAAGCAAGATCTGCTCTCCCCATCAGCGCCGCTGAGCCTGTCAGACGAGCGCCTGGCCAACTTGTTGGAAAGTATTACCGACGGCTTCTGCCTGCTCGACCACGACTGGACCATCCGCTACATCAATACGCGCGGCGCCGACATGCTCGCGCCGCAACGGCCACCCGGCAGCCAGCTGGCGGGCAGCAGCCTGTGGCAAGCCTGCCCCCACTTGCAGGGGACGGAACTGGAAGTGCAATACCGGCGCAGCATGGCGCAGCAGTGCAGCTGCAGTTTCGAGCTGCTGCATCGGCCGCTGGGGCGCTGGCTGGAAGTGCGCGTCTTCCCGTCCAGCGAAGGCTTGACCACGTATATCCAGGACATCAGCCAGCGCAAGGCGGCCGAGGAAAGCCTGCGCCAGAGCGAAGAAGACTTGCGCGCGCTGGCCAACTCCATCCCGCAACTGGCCTGGATCGCCAGCTTCGACGGCACCATCGTCTGGTACAACCAGCGCTGGCACGACTACACGGGCACCAGCGCCGAACAGATGGCGGGCGACGGCTGGAGCATCGCCTATGACGCGCGGTACCTGCCGCCCATGCTGCAAGGCTGGAAAGCCGCCTTGCAGCATGGCGCGCCGTTCGAAATGGAGTTCCCCATCCGCGGCGCCGACGGCCAGTACCGCTGGTTCCTGACGCGCGCCAATCCCGTGCGCGACCGGGGCGGCCAGCTGCTGCGCTGGTTTGGCACGAGCACCGACGTCGACCAGGTCAAGCACGCGCAGGAAGCCTTGCGCGACGAGACGCGCGTGCTGGAATTGCTCAACAATACGGGCGCGGCCCTGGCCGGAACGCTGGACTTGCCGGCCCTGCTGCAGGAAACCGTCGATGCGGCCACGCGCATCAGCGGCGCGCGCTTCGGCGCCTTCTATTATGACGATGCGGGCGATGTCAACGACGGCGCCCCCCACCTGCCGTCGGCGCGCGCCGTCAACGGCCTCAGCCTGCGTCAGGCCGACACCATCGCCGCGGAACTGCGCCAGGGACCGGCCATGCGCCAGAACGACTTGCTGGCCGCGCCCGACGCCAGCGCCGATGGCATGCCGGCGTTGCGCAGCTGCCTGAGCCTGCCCATCAGCTCGCGCTCGGGCCTGTTGCTGGGACGCTTGCTGCTCGGCCATCCGCAGGCCGGCATGTTCAGCGCGCGCAGCGAACGCATCGTCTCGGCCATCGCGGCGCAGGCCGCCGTCGCGCTCGACAATACGCGCCTGTACGCGGCCGCCACGCGCGCCGCCGAAGAGCGCAAGGTGCTGCTCGACAGCGAACGCGAGGCGCGCGCCGAAGCCGAGCGCACGAACCAGCTGAAAGACGATTTTCTCGCCACCCTGTCGCATGAACTGCGCACGCCGCTGTCGGCCATCCTGGGCTGGGCCCAGGTGCTGCGGCGCGGCACGCGCGACCAGGCCGACCTGCACCGCGGCCTGCAAAGCATCGAACGCAATGCGCGCGCGCAGGCGCAGCTGATCGAAGACTTGCTCGACATGAACCGCATCACCTCCGACAAGGTCCTGCTCGACCTGCAGCCCCTTGCGCCCGCCAGCGTCATCGCCTCGGCCATCGAAACCCTGCGCCCGGCGGCCGACGCCAAGCACATCGCCATCCACAGCAGCATCGCCAGCGATGCGGGCACGATCATGGGCGACCCCGGCCGTATCCAGCAAGTGATCTGGAACCTGCTGTCGAATGCCCTGAAGTTCACGCCGCAAGGGGGACGGGTCGATATCGGCGTGCGCCGCGAGGCGAGCCGCCTGGCCATCACGGTGGCCGACAACGGCGTGGGCATCAAGAAAGACTTCCTGCCCCACGTATTCGACCGCTTCCGCCAGGCAGATGCCTCCACCACGCGCCGGCACGGCGGCCTGGGACTGGGACTGGCGATCGTCAAGCACCTGGTGGAACAGCATGGCGGCACGGTCACGGCCAGCAGCGCAGGCGACATGCAGGGCGCCAGCTTTACCGTGCGCCTGCCCCTGGGCACGCCCAGCGCTGGCGTACGCCAGGCGCGCGATGCCCCGTCCGCCAGCCCCGACTTGCGCGGCGTCAGGGTGCTGCTGGTCGACGACGAAGCCGATGCGCGCGAACTGACGGAACGCATCCTGCGCGACAATCACGCAGAAGTACACAGCGCCGGCAGCGTGGCGCAAGCGCTGCAACTGCTGGAGCAGGTGCGCCCGCATGTCCTGGTCAGCGACATCGGCATGCCCGATGCCGACGGCTTCGACCTGCTGGCGCAAATCCGCGCGCACGCCTCCCCCGACGCCGCCCGCCTGCCCGCGCTGGCGCTGACGGCATTTGCGCAACCGCAGGATCGCCAGCAGGCGCTGGCCAGCGGCTTCCAGGCCTGGGTCTCGAAACCGCTGGACCCGCCAGAACTGCTGGCGGCCGTGGCGCAACTGGCCGCAGCGCACGCCGCTCCCCCGCCCCTAACAAGATGA
- a CDS encoding GGDEF domain-containing response regulator, which translates to MPSQDEILKAKILVVDDSPDNVDLMLEILRDAGYTNVTATMRPAQVCPLHQEHCYDLILLDLQMPELNGFQVMKGLKEIEHGGYLPVLALTAQPSFKIAALEAGARDFISKPFDLMEVHKRIHNMLEVRLLYKELAQYSKQQQELALHDPLTGLPNRRLLEDRIEHTLQQSARNRGKSAILYLDLDGFKAINDSYGHGYGDDILKMVAGRLVGASRKEDTVARIGGDEFVIVLGNLAGKGDAREPAAKLIEVISEPYFINDLTLRLSTSIGIAIYPDDASTVESLLGAADTALYEAKRAGKNRFCCSPHEVIASQVNMQKSSIASLA; encoded by the coding sequence ATGCCCAGCCAAGATGAGATTTTGAAAGCCAAAATTTTGGTCGTCGACGATTCGCCCGACAATGTCGACCTGATGCTGGAAATCCTGCGCGATGCCGGCTACACCAACGTCACGGCCACCATGCGTCCGGCCCAGGTCTGCCCCCTGCACCAGGAGCATTGCTACGACCTGATCTTGCTGGATCTGCAAATGCCGGAGCTCAATGGTTTCCAGGTCATGAAAGGCTTGAAGGAAATCGAGCACGGCGGCTACCTGCCCGTGCTGGCCCTGACGGCGCAACCGAGTTTCAAGATCGCCGCCCTGGAAGCGGGGGCGCGCGACTTCATCAGCAAGCCGTTCGACCTGATGGAAGTGCACAAGCGTATCCACAACATGCTGGAAGTGCGCCTGCTGTACAAGGAACTGGCGCAATACAGCAAGCAGCAGCAGGAACTGGCGCTGCACGACCCGCTGACGGGCTTGCCGAACCGGCGCCTGCTGGAAGACCGCATCGAACACACCTTGCAGCAATCGGCCCGCAACCGCGGCAAGTCGGCCATCCTGTACCTGGACCTGGACGGCTTCAAGGCCATCAACGACAGTTACGGCCACGGCTATGGCGACGATATCCTGAAAATGGTGGCAGGCCGCCTGGTGGGCGCGTCGCGCAAGGAAGACACGGTGGCGCGCATCGGCGGCGATGAATTCGTCATCGTGCTGGGCAACCTGGCTGGCAAGGGCGATGCGCGCGAACCGGCCGCCAAGCTGATCGAAGTCATTTCCGAGCCCTATTTCATCAACGACCTGACCTTGCGCCTGTCGACCAGCATTGGCATCGCCATCTACCCGGACGATGCCAGCACCGTCGAATCCCTGCTGGGCGCGGCCGACACGGCCCTGTATGAAGCCAAGCGCGCCGGCAAGAACCGCTTTTGCTGCTCGCCCCACGAAGTGATCGCGTCGCAGGTCAACATGCAAAAGAGCAGCATCGCCTCGCTCGCCTGA
- a CDS encoding sensor histidine kinase: MSAQTDPNKEAAQADAERAADLSELLGHVNTSWDNERRALSRQLHDSLGSSLTALTMHLSLLTQKMPQEAALLDRAATMKQLLLNVIETNRQMQMKLWNDKLEFLGVNVALGELAAQFADQHKIAVRCSLPEDELICPRNVGVALLRTLEEALSNIATHANATEVDIIIDDNDEALMMTVKDNGMGLPASEPVEMSKHGLRSVRERVHYLGGSLSLTANPQGGTALTAVLPRINPKE; this comes from the coding sequence ATGTCCGCACAAACAGATCCGAACAAGGAAGCGGCCCAGGCCGATGCGGAACGCGCCGCCGATCTCAGCGAGTTGCTCGGCCATGTCAACACCAGCTGGGACAATGAACGGCGCGCCCTGTCGCGCCAGCTGCACGACAGCCTCGGTTCTTCGCTGACGGCGCTGACTATGCACCTGTCGCTGCTGACGCAAAAAATGCCGCAGGAAGCGGCCTTGCTCGACCGCGCCGCGACCATGAAGCAATTGCTGCTGAATGTGATTGAAACCAACCGGCAAATGCAGATGAAGCTGTGGAACGACAAGCTGGAGTTTCTCGGCGTCAATGTCGCGCTGGGCGAACTGGCTGCGCAATTTGCCGACCAGCACAAGATCGCCGTGCGCTGCAGCCTGCCCGAGGATGAACTGATTTGCCCCCGCAACGTGGGCGTGGCCCTGCTGCGCACCCTGGAAGAAGCGCTCAGCAACATCGCCACGCACGCCAACGCCACAGAGGTGGACATCATCATCGACGACAACGACGAAGCACTGATGATGACGGTCAAGGATAACGGCATGGGGCTGCCAGCGAGCGAACCCGTCGAAATGAGCAAGCACGGCCTGCGCTCCGTGCGCGAGCGCGTGCATTACCTGGGCGGCAGCCTGAGCCTGACTGCCAACCCGCAAGGTGGCACGGCCCTGACCGCCGTCTTGCCGCGCATTAATCCGAAAGAATAG
- a CDS encoding DUF6265 family protein, whose protein sequence is MQRLIPSLLAALLTLGSAQAADNTVPPPETVDKLAWLAGCWNVDGAEPGSGEQWSTAAGGTILGTSRTIKGGKTTAFEFVQIRLTEPGQLAYIVQPSGQPPVIFNLLRQDKPNEFIFANLDNDFPSRIIYRHDSERILHASITGTLKGKLTTIDFPMTRGRCEASPLARSK, encoded by the coding sequence ATGCAACGACTCATCCCCTCCCTGCTGGCAGCGCTGCTGACCCTGGGCAGCGCCCAGGCCGCCGACAACACCGTGCCGCCGCCGGAAACCGTGGACAAGCTGGCCTGGCTGGCCGGCTGCTGGAACGTCGACGGCGCCGAACCGGGTTCCGGGGAACAATGGAGCACGGCCGCCGGCGGCACCATCCTGGGCACCAGCCGCACCATCAAGGGCGGCAAGACGACGGCCTTTGAATTCGTGCAGATCCGCCTGACGGAACCGGGCCAGCTCGCTTACATCGTGCAGCCGTCGGGACAGCCGCCCGTGATCTTCAACCTGCTGCGCCAGGACAAGCCGAATGAATTCATCTTCGCCAACCTGGACAATGACTTCCCCAGCCGCATCATCTACCGCCACGACAGCGAGCGCATCTTGCACGCCAGCATCACCGGCACCTTGAAGGGCAAGCTCACCACCATCGACTTCCCCATGACGCGGGGCCGCTGCGAAGCGTCGCCCCTCGCGCGCAGCAAGTAA
- a CDS encoding peptidase inhibitor family I36 protein encodes MPAYAFANMAVISRRWLGLFVVLLCLAAVPFATADPQDDERPVLSKADIAAFTLEAASQDGAAARQAVTADGVTVITLANGTELRIAPAGTSEALAASCGKDHFCLWTGKRYKGDKVTFTQLGPTICWMLRKGHVLPVKSLIAGSQRGATMWTRRHCKGTASPSYAPGARVPDTGYKKGFQMRSIR; translated from the coding sequence ATGCCTGCGTATGCATTTGCCAACATGGCCGTCATCTCTCGCCGCTGGCTTGGCCTGTTCGTCGTTCTGCTGTGCCTGGCGGCCGTGCCGTTTGCCACCGCCGATCCGCAGGACGACGAGCGGCCGGTGCTTTCCAAGGCCGATATTGCCGCATTTACCCTTGAGGCTGCGTCGCAGGACGGGGCCGCTGCCCGGCAGGCGGTGACGGCGGACGGCGTCACCGTCATCACGCTGGCCAACGGCACCGAGCTCAGGATCGCACCGGCCGGTACAAGCGAAGCCTTGGCCGCGTCCTGCGGCAAGGATCACTTCTGCCTGTGGACGGGCAAGCGCTACAAGGGCGACAAGGTCACGTTTACCCAGTTGGGACCGACCATTTGCTGGATGCTGCGCAAGGGCCACGTCCTGCCCGTGAAATCGCTGATCGCAGGCAGCCAGCGGGGCGCGACGATGTGGACCCGGCGGCACTGCAAGGGCACGGCCTCGCCAAGCTATGCGCCCGGCGCCAGGGTGCCCGACACCGGCTATAAAAAAGGCTTCCAGATGCGGTCGATACGCTGA
- a CDS encoding NAD(P)/FAD-dependent oxidoreductase — protein sequence MHSKIVIVGGGAGGLELACKLSRKLGPGQVTLVDSRLYHIWKPSLHEVAAGTLDIHQEGLSYQMLAHDNGFTYVYGPLIALDAASNSLTVGAIATDKDEQLLPQRTVSYDQLVLAVGSTSNYFGVPGARENTISLNATEDAERFRLTLLKLLAMAEQRQGDAGHPGVDIVIIGGGATGVELAAELREASGVYAAYGFQNLNAIKDVRITLLEGAPRILAPLPERVSIAASKLLHQHGISVVTDTRVTTIEADKVTVASGTSYAADICVWAAGIRAPEFLATLGLPTNRAGQLEVTGMLNVQGHANIYALGDCAACMGPDGKPVPPRAQAAHQQADYLLKTFLLQAKGKPPQTKPYEYLDYGSLVSFGRTTSVGTLMGSLKGLSWFVEGFIARMMYVSLHLMHHNAVLGTVRTAVMAMGRFLIKRSTPQVKLH from the coding sequence TTGCATAGTAAAATCGTTATCGTAGGGGGAGGCGCAGGCGGTCTGGAACTGGCCTGCAAACTCAGCCGCAAGCTCGGCCCCGGCCAGGTGACCCTGGTCGACAGCCGCCTGTACCATATCTGGAAGCCGTCGCTGCATGAGGTGGCGGCCGGCACCCTGGATATACACCAGGAGGGCCTGTCTTACCAGATGCTGGCGCATGACAATGGTTTTACCTATGTCTATGGTCCTTTGATCGCGCTCGACGCGGCCTCGAACAGCCTCACCGTGGGCGCCATCGCCACGGACAAGGATGAGCAGCTCTTGCCACAGCGCACCGTCAGCTACGACCAGCTGGTGCTGGCCGTGGGCAGCACCTCGAATTACTTCGGCGTGCCGGGTGCCAGGGAAAACACGATTTCCCTCAATGCCACGGAAGACGCCGAACGATTCCGTCTGACCCTGCTGAAACTGCTGGCCATGGCCGAGCAGCGCCAGGGCGATGCGGGCCATCCCGGCGTCGATATCGTCATCATCGGCGGCGGCGCCACGGGCGTCGAGCTGGCGGCCGAATTGCGCGAAGCGAGCGGCGTGTATGCCGCGTATGGTTTTCAGAATCTCAACGCCATCAAGGATGTGCGCATCACCCTGCTCGAAGGGGCGCCGCGCATTCTCGCGCCGCTGCCCGAGCGCGTCTCGATTGCCGCCTCGAAGTTGCTGCACCAGCATGGCATCAGCGTGGTGACCGATACGCGCGTCACCACGATCGAAGCCGACAAGGTGACGGTGGCCAGCGGCACCAGCTATGCGGCCGACATTTGCGTGTGGGCAGCCGGTATCCGCGCGCCCGAATTCCTGGCCACGTTGGGCTTGCCGACCAACCGCGCCGGCCAGCTGGAAGTGACGGGCATGCTCAATGTGCAGGGCCATGCAAATATCTACGCGCTGGGCGATTGCGCCGCTTGCATGGGGCCGGACGGCAAGCCGGTGCCGCCACGCGCCCAGGCCGCCCACCAGCAAGCCGATTACCTGCTGAAAACTTTCCTGCTGCAAGCGAAGGGCAAGCCGCCGCAAACCAAGCCCTATGAATACCTGGACTACGGTTCGCTCGTATCGTTCGGCCGCACCACCTCGGTGGGTACCCTGATGGGCTCGCTGAAGGGCCTGAGCTGGTTCGTCGAAGGCTTTATCGCGCGCATGATGTACGTCAGCCTGCACCTGATGCACCACAACGCCGTGCTGGGCACCGTGCGCACGGCCGTCATGGCCATGGGCCGCTTCCTGATCAAGCGCAGCACGCCGCAGGTCAAGCTGCATTAA